In the Bacillus shivajii genome, one interval contains:
- a CDS encoding Lrp/AsnC family transcriptional regulator, whose protein sequence is MTEKEKELLHLLEKEGRLPVEKLSKMLALSVEEVTTMMNSLEKKKVIAGYSAIVDWEKVNPNESVTAMIDVKVTPKRGVGFDGVAERIYKFKEVKALYLMSGTYDLSVVIEAETMSEIARFVSEKLSTLDSVLSTTTHFQLKKYKHDGVIFEENETDQRIVVSP, encoded by the coding sequence ATGACGGAGAAAGAAAAAGAATTACTACATTTATTAGAGAAAGAAGGCCGCTTACCGGTTGAAAAATTAAGCAAAATGCTAGCCTTATCGGTAGAAGAAGTTACAACGATGATGAATTCATTGGAAAAGAAAAAAGTAATCGCAGGTTATTCGGCAATTGTTGATTGGGAGAAGGTTAACCCGAACGAAAGTGTAACAGCGATGATCGATGTAAAAGTGACACCGAAAAGAGGAGTTGGCTTTGACGGAGTGGCAGAAAGAATTTACAAGTTTAAAGAAGTAAAAGCCTTGTACTTAATGTCCGGTACATATGATTTGTCTGTAGTCATTGAAGCAGAGACAATGTCTGAAATTGCAAGGTTCGTTTCTGAAAAGCTTTCAACACTTGATTCAGTATTATCAACAACAACCCATTTTCAATTAAAAAAATATAAACATGACGGCGTTATTTTTGAAGAAAATGAAACAGATCAACGGATCGTTGTCTCGCCATGA
- a CDS encoding cysteine hydrolase family protein, giving the protein MNENKNPHVVEYQHVALLLIDVINDYSFDDGEKLYRYAKPMTQKIAKLKKRAKALNIPVLYINDNYGRWQSDFEKLVEHCKREDSRGKDLVELIEPAEDDYFVLKPQFSAFFQTPLELLLEYLNVKTLIITGVAGNMCVQFTANDAYMRGFNLYTPNDCVASNNPDDNIKALDLMEHVLKADITTSDKLDLEKIKYEWCESI; this is encoded by the coding sequence ATGAATGAAAATAAAAACCCTCATGTTGTTGAATATCAACATGTCGCTTTATTACTAATTGATGTCATTAACGATTATAGCTTTGACGATGGTGAAAAGTTATATCGATATGCAAAACCAATGACACAAAAAATTGCCAAACTAAAAAAGCGGGCAAAAGCGCTGAATATTCCAGTTTTATACATAAATGATAACTACGGAAGATGGCAGTCTGACTTTGAGAAGTTAGTGGAACACTGCAAAAGAGAAGATAGTCGTGGAAAAGACTTAGTGGAATTAATCGAGCCTGCAGAAGATGATTACTTTGTCTTAAAACCACAGTTTTCTGCGTTTTTCCAAACGCCGTTAGAGCTTTTACTCGAATATTTAAATGTAAAGACACTCATTATTACTGGGGTAGCAGGGAATATGTGTGTCCAATTTACAGCGAATGATGCTTATATGCGTGGGTTCAATTTATATACCCCAAATGACTGTGTCGCCTCGAATAACCCAGACGACAATATTAAAGCCCTTGACTTAATGGAACATGTCTTAAAAGCAGACATCACTACTTCTGATAAGCTTGATTTAGAAAAAATAAAATATGAATGGTGTGAGTCTATATAA
- a CDS encoding ferredoxin family protein, whose amino-acid sequence MEGDEIMATTVEEKQYLVRFNCDTKSHLEIRSHDVCKDQCPDKDCTIFCPAEVYKWEVDRMFVGFEGCHECGSCRIGCPFDNIKWEYPKGGHGIVFRLA is encoded by the coding sequence ATGGAGGGTGATGAAATAATGGCAACAACTGTTGAAGAAAAACAGTACCTCGTCCGTTTTAATTGTGACACGAAATCTCACTTAGAGATTAGAAGTCATGACGTATGTAAAGATCAATGTCCAGATAAGGACTGTACGATTTTTTGTCCAGCAGAAGTGTATAAGTGGGAAGTAGATCGAATGTTTGTCGGCTTTGAAGGTTGTCATGAATGTGGTAGCTGTAGAATCGGATGCCCATTTGATAATATTAAATGGGAGTATCCAAAAGGTGGTCACGGGATCGTTTTCCGCTTGGCATAA